Below is a genomic region from Hypomesus transpacificus isolate Combined female chromosome 1, fHypTra1, whole genome shotgun sequence.
TTATAAAACAGTTTAGAACAGTTGAGATGTTTATTGCTGGCTTTATACCTTGAGAATAGAAAGATTCAATAAAATAATGAACGGTCATtccatgaagaaaaaaaaacattttagattGTGAATTTTTTTCCCCAATATTTTAAGGAAAGTATCGGACATTTGGATATTGTGCCATCTCATAATGTCCATGTTGTGTAAAAGCGGTCTTAAAAAAACTTTAACTGGATCATAACCCTTGTGCTTTATTATAATAGAAACTCCATATTATCCTGCCCTAACCCTACATGTGAATTGAAAACGTTTCTCAAATCTGTTAAAAGGACACAAAGTTCCACTTTTCGTGGAATGACCCCTTGATcctgccccccccaaaaagtgtGCTTAAAAAACCCAACTACACGAAACACGCTTTCTCCACTCGTCTTGCTGTAGTAACTTGCTATCTCCACACGGGGGCCCCAGTCACCATAAAACACAAAGAGAACAGAACAATAAAAGAGAATGTTGGCCGTGAGCTGGAAGACCTAGCTTTGTTTTTGTTCCACTTGGATCCATTGCGTTCCCTCACGCGGGGGGGCTTGAGGGGGGGTGTGGGCACTCGTGGGGGCTTGCTGTAGGGCGGAGAGTAGGGCCCGTTGTCTGGCCAATCATCGCTGTATCTCTCGCCTTTGTCTCCTCCCCCAGAACCGCTGCCCTCCTCACCTGCAATGGGGAAAATGACAAGGAGAGTGAATTAGCGAGCGAGTGAATTAGCGAGCGAGTGAATTAGCGAGCGAACGAATTAGCGAGCGAAAACGACGACGAGAGGATACACTCACTGTCCACAAAGTCCGTGTCCTGACCAGCCTGGGCGTGTCTCAGCTTGTTGGTGGCCACTCGCAGCTCCATGATCAGCTGTCTGGTCCTCACATCTGGCCTGGCGatgtccacctccacctctgggTTGTTGATCTGACTGACCAGACCGTCACCCGTCACATCAGGGAGGTACctgaccaagacacacacacacacacaaatatgactCTACAAACATAGAGTTATACCCATTACTTGATCctcaaatgcacacacagccagacatttACTGTATTTAATCGTTTGAAGACACACTGTCAGCACACAGACAAGGGCAGTGCGTTTTCTTTAATATTCTAAAAGTGTATTGCACACACCTAGCACCAAAACTCCATGTCTCCAAGGCTACACATCTTTCTACAATTTTTTTCTCTTTGACCCTCTCCTCgtcacaccccctccccttccccctccccttcccccttcccccttccccctccccctccccctcccccctccccccttcccccttccccctccccctccccctccccctccccctccccctccccctccccctccccctccctctccccctgtcacgcacccacacacactctccctctctctctctctccctctctctcacacacactctccctctacccctgtcacccacacacacacacacaccttcctctgGTCTGTCCGTTCCAGCAGCGCTCCTCGTTGGTGACGTCGGTGGCGATGTTCTGGTCGTTACAGatggtgtgtgggagagagacccagaAGCCCCGCATgggcctcagcctctctcttaGGTCGGAGACCTACgcgtgggaggggaggaagcaGACTGAGTCACACATCCATTTCTGTCCGCCGCTGCTGCTCAGCGTATGGACGCGAGGCAGACTACAAACAAACATTCGTCCGTCAATGTTCGCATGCGGCTGAACGATGTCGTTTCTCGAATCAGAGCCCCAACCGCCCCCTTCCAGCTCCAGGCTTTTTAACACATTTTAATGAAGCAGATTttccctcatcttcctccttttcctctcttccacccgcCCCCTTACTTACTCCCCACACTCACCAGTCGGTCCAGATTGGTGCCTGCGGCGGTGGTGGGCTTCTCCTCTGGGGTGTAGGTACGGAAGGGTCTCCTGTTGGCCCCCGGCTCTTGGGGTGAGCGCTTGGACCGCCCCGGGGCGGGCCTGGGGTTACCACAGCCCTGGAACACCTGTGCACGGAAGGTCAAGCGTTGTCATTACTTTCCATCAGGTCACATCTGACATTCACCCACCCGACACAACCTGCATGCGGCCCCTCTGCCCTACGCCCTTCGTCCTTGCCTTGGTGGAGGTGGTGATGCTGTTCTCCTGCATGTGCATGATGGCCTCGGACACCTTGACAGAGATGGAGTCTGCCGCCAGCTCCATGTTGAAGGGCCCCTCAAGCTTCTCAGACACCTGGTACAGAGCGTCTGACAGGGGAGACACATACGGGATGAGATGGGGGAAGTACTCGAACGCGGAAAGCCGAGTGAGAAAAGCTCAGGGGTAGAACATTTGACTGTAGAGCAACAGATCCCAGGTTCaaattcacccccccccccccatttacgTCACTTTGAAAGATAGTCTACCAGATGAATACTTTACTAAATCTACAGGCAAACCAGAAACCTACCCTGTACAGAGATAGAGATGGTGATCGATAACGAGAAATTCTATCGAAATTCTGGTTCTGATGGAGATATAAAGTGATCGATATAGAAATAAAGAAAACCAACACCCTCTACATAACCCCGCCTCCAAGAACGCCATGCTCCTCCACTTACCAATAAAATTGTTCCATTCCGTGTCCAGGTCTGCCTGATTGGCCAGGCAGCCCTTCATCACGTTGAGGCAGAAGGAGTGGCAGGGCCTCAGGGAGGGGAAGCCTCGGCAGAGTGGGCAGTACCACTGACGCATCAATGCTCGGGAGCACTCTGTGCTGGGACTCagctgggaaggagagaggagaaggataaaccaaagaagaagaaaaagcctGAATGCTGTTTATTGAACATtcagtcatttggcagacgttcttatccagagcgactaacagtaagtacagggaccttcccccagaggcaagtagggtgaagcgccttATACAAGGACagaacgtcatttggcacagccgggaaacgaactggcaaccttctgattaatagcccgactccctaaccactcagccatctgacccccgaaGAGTCAAACTGAAGACTGGTATGACGTACTGTATACATAGTATTTAACCAATGTCACCGCAAACCACAATTAACTTCAAGACATACCTTGGCTGCTTTGTTGACAATGTCACGCCCCGTAGCTAGCCCTTGTGCTAGGGCTCTAGCAGCTATGAATGCTCTGGACACCTGAAAGTACaagaaagacatacattttcaAACAGAACCAACAAACCCACAACCATGTTTATGTTCTGAGGTGATCCCAACATCCGGACTCACCTGAACCCGCAGTTTTCGAGGCACGTCCCCGAAGGGTTGCAGCTGCTCTGCGTGTTTGCTGACACACTCCAGGTACTCCTCACTGAACTGGTACTGGGGGTTGACCAGGGAGAAAACACGCTCCACTAGTCTAGACCAGAAGTCTGTCAGCACCTCGGACAGGCTCACACTGCCCCCTGTGGACCGCGGCGGGAAGTGTCACTGAAAACTGATTTTAGGTGAGACCTTGAATCTGTCTAAGTCCTATTACTTATAATCTCACCACTGTTAGTCACAATGAGCACTGTTGTAGAATCTCAATCGCAAATGTTAGCCGActattaatttttttttttaatatacatttatttatctaAATGCCCTCTACTCCTTCAGAAAACGCTTCAAACCCCAGATTGAACGAACGGACAACTGACCAGAGTAGTATCTGCGCAGCTCCACAAACAGCTCCTGGAAGACTTGGGCGTTCTGGGTGAATAGTCGGCCATAAGTCTTGGTGAACATCTGATTCATGGATTTCTCTGACAAGTCAATGAGCTCCCGGAAAAACTCTGGGGTtataagagagggggagggtcagGGCAGGAGGTTAAGTATGTACACACTCCGTTGACCTTAACAGGCTTGTTCAAGGCCTACTCACCATCAAACTTGCGGTGCCTCTGGGTAAAGGTGGTCAGCAAGAACTGGCTGGTGTCCTCGATGGCGGACAGGAAGTCACTCTCGCTTTGGTGGGCCAGTGTTTCCTCCATCTGACTTGAGCAGCAGGTGTAGTCCTGTGGGCACAGGCGGAGGTGCTCACCTGGACCAATAGAAAACCAGACCAGCTCAGACCACCAGCCAATTACAGATTTCGTACAGGTCGGGCATGTTTATAAATGTGAGCGTATTATGCATTGTGCATACCCTGAATATATAATGTGTGTACCCTTTTGCTTGGCAAGTAATATAATTAGATACAACTTTATCTAGGCAAAGGGGATTATATAATAATGAATAAACATTCATTCTTCATGTGCTTCCATTGCTAATAATTGCTTTCACTGTGAATAATCAGGTTCGTTTCAAATTTGCTATCGGCTCAACACAGCCCTCAACTCTCCCACTGAATCATCAGCTCACAGTGGATCTGCTCGTTCAGATATGACTCACTCATCTATCTGTCCTACTAGACACAAAGATAAGGTGGTAATTTAAAatgtgtaatttaaaaaaaatgaattattaagATGAAAATGTGTATGGTCTTTGTTACTGTTAATATCTAGGACAAGCCAATCACATCCACCATTCTAGTTTTTGTATCTATCTTTTGTTCCTGCCTTCTTCCCTTACGAGCCCTCTCATCCCTTCATTTCCATTTCTAAACTCCTTCTAATCATCCCTGGTTCCTCAGACCATCTGCTCCCTTGGCCCACGGGACAGCAAAGGCCAGGCTCAGACAGATAACCACACACACTAAATCAATATTCCCCTTACGCACTCACTgtaacatgcacaaacacacacacacacacaaataaaattgTAGAAGTGTAGAGACATTTTCCCTTAACAATAGAGAAGCAGTGTAAATTCCACTTTAAcagctctgcctgtctgcatggtACATAAGCCTGTCTGCCTTGTCCCTCTTTCATGCCCTCTCATACAGTTTATAGTTCATGTAAAACGCATTTAGCCTACATTAGTTTTCAAGTGGGAGAATTTGAGtaaaattgtgttttcaatCCGTATGGAAGTCTATCACGTTTTTCACAAGCTACACTTATCACCTGATCAGTCTACACTCACTAATTAGGGGCGAGGTTCTTTGTTACACCGGTGTTTGCAATTCCTACTCATCCCATTAGATTAAACCTTCTGGTCACTAAGAGGATAAATCGTCTGTTAAATCCTTTTGAGGATTGTTGAACACGTCATTAAATTAAACAGGAATATAGAGTAGACCAAATTTCAATAAAGTTCTTATGAACTTTGTTGAAGACCAGCTAGttgcatttttttattttcgCCGCCTTACCAGAGATTTGAGTAAGAGGAGCGGTAATTGTGCTGTAGCCCTTCTCTGCGTACACCTGCCGAGTCTCGGTACAACTCCTTCCCGCTGATACCGAGCCCCGAGTCCATGACAGGGCAGCTAACGTGAGCATCACCAGCTGGTACCTTTGGCGTGGTAGTCTGGGAACCATCTTCGCCAGTACCAAAACTCGGTTCAGTCTGATAATGGCACGACAACAATGAATCACAAAATACTGAGTGGTGCCAAATCGACAGGATTGTGACTGAATGGTATTTTAGTCTCAAATGAATCACCAAAAAGAGTCTTGTTTTAGTTGATCATTTTCCGTTCGAGTCTGCTTACAGTCTCATCCGTTGTATTCCATTGACATTTGTCCGATGTTGTCCTTAAAAGGGAAAACGACACACCGACTCCTAATTAATGTAGACTAGCGAGAACGGGGCGCTCCTGTCCCCCTGGTAGCatccctcgctctctgtctcgaaCAATGAGTTGAGCAACACGAGGACCGATAGGCGTGGAGGTGCATGCTGTGGCTTGGtttgggggtgggagggtggcaACGCGAAGCTGGCTGGTTCAGACACCGCAAGGTCCTAAATTCGCCTCCAGTAGCTACTATTGATTTGCTTATTTTTTGTGCCTACTCCCCCAATGCAACAAATGATGATAATGGCGAGTGAAGAAAAGCCTATATAGCTTATAATATAGGCATACTTTATATGCACTCATTGACTTACTCCTTGGATAGGCTATATAGGCTATGTCCTCTGATTCATCagcatgtaaaataaaatatacatacaaCATTTTCACCGAAAAAGCATGACTTTAGTTTCCGTTATTTTGAGATGATTAGTTAAATTCGGTTGATTTTTGTCGGAATAGTCTAAACCGATGTTTAAAGACCCATCTTCATAGAAGGGAATGAAATGATTTACTAAATAGGACCATTTGAGTCTTCCACAGCTATTCCCAACCTTATCCAGTTCGTGGACCACTTGCAGCTTAATTATAATTGCGCCTCCCCAACACATCCATTTACTTAGTTCACACGTTTAACAACACCACGGGAGCCAAACAGTTCGCCTTCACGgctaaatgtaggctatttgaGCGATCAAAGAAGACAGTTTCCATCAGTATATAAATAGGCTCTTTTGATATTTATTcatttgtaatatttttttcattGGCGGCCCACCGGCCTTACTCTAGGCCGCAGCCAACAGTTTGTGAATCGCTGGTCTAGTAGGCTATATCCGTCAAACTCAGAAAAAATCTGGCTTTGTCGACATAAACATATGAATAAAAGGCTTCATTTGTTGCTACCGTGCAAAAGTCTAAGACCTGGCCAATCACATTTTTGTATTCTATCCAATCCTCTTGCTGAAAGACTGAGGCGCGAAATTATCGTAAGACTATTTTTTCGAGTTCGTCTGGTTGAAGAAATTAAACGAATAAAAGAAGATATAACAAGTCATTCATTCTTAGGTATGACATATTTATTCGAATTTTGTTAGCTTTGTTAAGAATACTACAAGACAAAATGTATTGTTAGaaaaatgtagctagctactaggGTGAGAAATTTAGACTGGTTTATCATTGGCATCAGCCAACTTCATTGAGAAATTGTTTTCCCTCAAGTCAAGAATGACtttttccaatttagctacttGACCATAGTCTATCAGAGCAAAAACTGCCTAAGACACCCCTCTTGAATATTTGTCATTAATTATCTTGTTTCCTTGATGCTTCACAGCGAGACTAGTCAACAATTacgttagcactagctagctaatcCGATTGTTAACCCTGAGCGCCATCGCGTCATCATGGCTCAGTCGGAAGAATCAAGTCAAGCCAGGTAAGGTCAACTAATTTAGCTTCAAATGATCCGTTACATCTCATTGGTTGTCTTTTTGTAAACGCTATAATGTAAATTCTAAGATGACAATTTTCTTGCATATTTTGCAGCTCTGAGGAGACATTCGACATGTCCAATTCAGACAGTGACTTTGAGGTCGAATTCAGATCAACGAAGGAGAGAAAACGGAATGTCACTAACGCTCATGGACCTGTGGTCTGTACTGGGCTCACAATTAACCTTTTtcccctcactgtcccagtacTGTCCCGTGCAAAATTAGACGTCCCAGACTGAACTTGTCATTTTGACATGGGTCTAGGTTATTTGCAACACAATTTAAGTAATCCATACAGTCGTGGGGCTCAAATAAATGTCTGACTTTCAATGTGAATACATACACAATTTTCTTGCCTGTTTCATGGTGTAGCTGTAGCCCAACCATACCCTGCCACTGCCCATGTGCGTAGTAGCTCTATGTCATGCGCGTCCTCATACTTGAAAGTGGTTGAACAGCCAAACATGGGACGAACCCACATGGCTAATGTAACTGCcaaaaagaggaggaagaagaaaggcCTTGGGTGTGTTGCTGGATAGATCCCTGTCACACGCTGAATAATTCATTAAGTCTCAGCTGTGTATTGTATACATAAGTAATCACAACCaagattaaaatatatatatataattttttctaCCAGTAATAGCCTAACATACTCATTTGAGTATTTGTCCCACCTAGATATTTCACCCCATCTGGCAATACCGCACGTCATCTCGAGTATTTACATTTTGGCAAGTTCAGTAGGCTGCAATAATTTACTGTGAATCCCCTCAATAAATTGTCATTTTATCTACTATTTCAATCCTCAGCCACCCAAGAGACCCAGGCGCAAAGCTGCGTCCCAGCCCAGTTCCAGGTCTGGCCCCAGCTTGAGCcccacccctccagcctcctccccccatccccagcctccctcccatgGGACCCCCAGGCCAGTCTCCCCCAAACCAGTCTCCCCTAGGCGAGAGAGGCGAGGCAACAAGGACAGACAGTTCATCAGTGCAGTGGACATGTATGAAGCCATACGCTCTGGAAAGAGTGCCGTGGTGGTgagtggagggatgggggtggagaggggctcggacagggggagggccagggagagagaggggtggatgaGTAATGAGGGGGAAACAAGCCCTTTAAAGTCGACAATGGTAGCCATTATCATGCGCTGTCACCAACTGACTGATCTGACCTCACACAGACCCTTTGATGCCTAAAGGATGGAGAGTTGCCATTGGGTCACGCCGTCAATGATTGACAGCACGCGTCCAGCCCACCCATTGTGTGTTAGGTGGCCGTTTAtttgttgtgctgtgtgtgcgtatgtgtgtgaagggggtgtGGTGAAGGAGGGAATGCAGTGCAATAAAAGATGAATGCCCTGAAAAAGTAACAGGCAGTAATATAAAAGAAAAAGTGTTTCATTCAGTACAGTAGGCAGTGACATCACAATACAGAATGCATCTCTTGACCCCTCAGGCAGGAGAATCCTATGAGCAGCTGTTGTCCAGGCTTGTGGCGTTAACATATATAAACTTGATACTCTTAATCAGGTGTTCTACCGAGTGGATGTGGACAACGACAACAATAGTATTGGTGGACGATTGTTCGTATGAGACCATTAGGGGACAAGGGTTTAGAAAGATGTAACTGATCCACATATCAATAACAGTGCCACAAATGCTGCTTCTTCATTGGTTGCCATTCCCTGTCAATCATCAGACGGTGGTGGACGAGTGGCTGGACGGCTACAAGCACGACCGTGAGGCGGGACTCCTGGTGCTCATTAACTTTGTGGTTCAGTGCTGCGGATGCAAAGGTCAGAGGTCGAAAGGGTGTCTGGAAttgagagggctggggggagattGGGGTCAAAGTTCAGAGGATTATCTCTTAACCAGATTCTAGAATGGGTATTGATCAGCAGTCTTGTATTGATCTTTTGGCATGCTAACCATGCAGGGCCTGGAGTCAGAACCGCCTTTCTCAGCCCTGGTTCTCGGACTCGCAGCCCTGCTTGTTTGacatgtttccctcttccaagCACACTTGATTCACACGAAGGGGGTCATTATTAagcttctgcagagcttgatGACAACCCAGTcacttgaatcaggtgtgtaggagcagggaaacgtctaGAACAAGCAGGGCAGTGGGGCCTGAAGACCAGTGTTGAGAGACACTgaactttacatttagtcatttagcagacgctcttatccagagcgacttacagtaacaggCAGTAATAAAcagacattccccccaaggcaagtagggtgaagtgccttgcccacgtacacaacgtaatttgtcatggccgggaatcgaactggcaaccttcagattactagcccgattccctaaccgctcagccacctgattctCAAGTTAAATGACCTCTGGGCTTTCTTGTTGGATTCACGAATGAACCGCTCTTCAATCCCAGGTGTGGTGAGCAAAGAGATGTTTGACAACATGCAGAACGCAGAGATCATCAGCACCCTGACTAAGGAGTTTAACGAGGTGAGGCAGCATCACACTCCTGAAGCTGAAAGGTTCTTTAAAAGGGGGGAAAAACTCTTCAGTGGCCTACGACTACGACGTGGAACACACTTgtatttgatgtgtgtgtgtgtgtgtgtgtgtacatgtatgagtGTGCTTCCAATTATGAGAAAGCTTAACGAACGTCTGAGCTAATTACAGTGCTGGAGAAGCAACACACTCCAATTCCCTTCGTTTGGCTTCCCCAGCTCTGAACATGCAGTCAGCGCCGTGCGCtggtgttgagagagagaggctcttcAGCTTCTCAAGTTTATAATGAGCGAAGACACCGACTGACGTGTTAGGGAAATGCTTCTCCTTCATTAGACAGATCTTCCCCTTACATTAACTCAGCCAAGCTAAATAAGATGTGTTTGTCGTCAGTTAGTTAGGCTGTTTGTAGCTGGCTTCTGGCTTTGTAGAGAAGGCATTTCAACATTTTCAACGTTAAGAATCATAAGCATTTTTCTTTGAGTTACTATAATGCCCCTTCCCCCCCAATAAGTATATCTGCTCTCTGTATCAACCGACACTCAAAAACCAAATTCTTGGTCCTTGTGTCAAACTTTAAACAATGAATTAGTCCACCTCTATCAAATACCTATCAATTTCTCAGGTCTATCCACGAAACAATCAAACCTGTCCAGGTATCTACTCCTTGACATAAACACAGTTTGTGTGGACAGGTCTACCTGTGTCCATAGGGGACAGGTAACACCCAGTGGGACTGCAGGTCAAGAGGTTGCAGACTCAAAGCCCTTCCCTTCCTCGAACCTTCACTTCGGAACAAGGAATGTGCTCATATAAACATAATTAATATGTCCACGTATGTGTTGTACAGGAGTCAGTGAACTACCCTCTGTGCACACCTGGCCCCCAGTGGAAGCGCTTCAAGGCGGGGCTGTGTGAGTTCTTCAGAGTGCTGGTGCGTTCCTGCCAGAACAGCCTGCTCTACGATGACTACCTGTTCTCCTCCCTGCTGGCTCTGCTCACCGGCCTGTCTGACTCACAGGTCAGAGCCTTCAGACACACCAGCACCCTGGTTGGTGAGTCACGCTCAGGTCCAGAGGGGAAACATGGACGTGCgaggatagtgtgtgtgtgtgcgtagggtAGGTGAAGATAAACGGTTTCAAGTTTGAGCAAAATAGTATCATTttctgtggtggcgtatatgtcTGTAAACATATGCATGCTACATGTGTACCGTGGTAGGATACTATCTGTTCAAGGCATTTTGACCGTAGCTTGTCATGCTTAAGTGTGTCTCCCGTCCTGGTCACAGCCATGAAGCTGATGACGGCGCTGGTGGAGGTGGCGGTGACGGTGTTTGCCCAGGTGAAGACCACGCAGAGACGCTACGACGTGGAGACGAAcaagagaccagaggacagagccctggggaggctggaggagctgcaggccaACGCCAGCCAggtctggtacacacacacacactcacacacactcacacacggtaCATTGATAAACATActctctgacagacacacactcgcatGGATACATGCATTTacgcttcctgtgtgtgtgcacatgcccacgtgatgtgtgtgtgtgtttatgcggtgtgtgtgtttatgcagtgTGTTTATGCGGTGTGTttatgcggtgtgtgtgtgtgtttatgctgtgtgtttatgcggtgtgtgtgtgcgtttatgtGGTGTGTTTATGCGGTGTGTTTATGCGGTGTGTTTATGCGGTGTGTttatgcggtgtgtgtgtgtgtttatgcggtGTGTTTATGCTGTGTGTTTATGCGGTGTGtttatgcagtgtgtgtgtgtgtttatgcggtGTGTTTATGTTGCGGTGTCTACtacttccggcgcgcctacgcgatggctgcgtcgacaagagctccgcaaaaacccagctttttgttagtctttttagtgttcgttacttgttttgtcaatgttatattgtcgtttattcagtacgaccggcagacacttctggacattaagttgtcacttggcaaggatcattttacgaactttaattccacttctcggagtgcgagctcggactgcagctggccctttgctgtttcgccgttctgtttacccgctagacggagaaagaagaaacgtggccggcgtgctggagtccttgttcgaactcggaaacgatgcttcaaacctgctcttccaaccatcttactagctaacgttcagtccatcgacaacaaaatggatgaacttaacgctcgtgtcaaattccaacgggacatcaggaactgctgtgtactggcgttcgttgagacctggctgtctccggagatctccgacgcagcggttaccccgtcgggattcaccatataccgccaggacagaacagctgactcagggaagtgcaggggcggaggggtctgtgttatggttaactctctctgggctacggatgtagcggtattagcatctcactgctctccggtccttgagctgctaactgtaaaaatcagacccttctatctacctcgggaattcactgcggtcgtcatgagtgcagtctacatccccccccaggtagacaaggccgctgctttggatgaactgtatgggattatcaatggtctggaaaatgtgcacccagaggcagccttcattgttgttggtgatttcaacagagctaacatgaagaaagtcctgcccaaatactatcagcacattgacttcttcacacgtgga
It encodes:
- the gpc2 gene encoding LOW QUALITY PROTEIN: glypican-2 (The sequence of the model RefSeq protein was modified relative to this genomic sequence to represent the inferred CDS: substituted 1 base at 1 genomic stop codon); translated protein: MXSSVSLNTGLQAPLYQLVMLTLAALSWTRGSVSAGRSCTETRQVYAEKGYSTITAPLTQISGEHLRLCPQDYTCCSSQMEETLAHQSESDFLSAIEDTSQFLLTTFTQRHRKFDEFFRELIDLSEKSMNQMFTKTYGRLFTQNAQVFQELFVELRRYYSGGSVSLSEVLTDFWSRLVERVFSLVNPQYQFSEEYLECVSKHAEQLQPFGDVPRKLRVQVSRAFIAARALAQGLATGRDIVNKAAKLSPSTECSRALMRQWYCPLCRGFPSLRPCHSFCLNVMKGCLANQADLDTEWNNFIDALYQVSEKLEGPFNMELAADSISVKVSEAIMHMQENSITTSTKVFQGCGNPRPAPGRSKRSPQEPGANRRPFRTYTPEEKPTTAAGTNLDRLVSDLRERLRPMRGFWVSLPHTICNDQNIATDVTNEERCWNGQTRGRYLPDVTGDGLVSQINNPEVEVDIARPDVRTRQLIMELRVATNKLRHAQAGQDTDFVDSEEGSGSGGGDKGERYSDDWPDNGPYSPPYSKPPRVPTPPLKPPRVRERNGSKWNKNKARSSSSRPTFSFIVLFSLCFMVTGAPVWR